The DNA segment CCTTGGCGATCGCTATCTGCCATGCGCATAATCGCGGCGGTGCCCGGATGCGCATGGCGGCATTGGCGGGATAGTTTGTTCTTGACTTGTTCTGTGTTTCGTATAAGTAATACCTCAGAGGTATTACTATGCGTGTAACAGAAAAAGGTCAGGTGACCATTCCGAAGAATGTACGGTCGAATCTCGGCATCCAGCCCGGGGCGAGCGTGGAGTTCGTTCTCAAAGGAAACGAGGCGGTGCTGCGCCGTATCGAGCCGGCTCAGGCAGTTGTTGAACGTTCAGTCCAAGAATTTTCCGATCATCTGAACCGTCATAAGGGCTCGATGAATCTGGGCGGCATGGACGGAGATGAATTTTACCGGCTGTTGAGGGACTGATGGCGACATTGGTCGATACAAATGTCCTGATCGATGTGTTTCACATAGGCAGTCCGTTTGAAGATTGGTCAGCGCTGCGGTTGGCGGATGCCAAGCGCGACGGCTCGGTTGTCATCAACCCATTGATCTATGCCGAAATGGCCGCAGGCTTTGTGCTTGCGTCAACCCTGGATGCGGTCCTTTCGCCGTCTGCCTTTCAGCGGGAGGATTTGCCATGGGAAGCCGCGCACGCCGCTGGACAGGCGTTTCTACGGTACCGGAAATCAGGCGGGGATAAACGGTCGCCCCTGCCGGATTTTTATATTGGCGCCCATGCGGCCGTGCGTGGCTACCGAATTTTGACCCGCGATCCCTCGCGATACAAACTCTATTTCCCCTCCGTCGAACTGATCACGCCGGAAACTCATCCATGACGGCCAGACTATGAAAACCATACCTACGAAGGCCATACCCAATAAGGATTGCGCGCCATGATCGGCAAGCTCAAGGGAACGATCGACGAGATCGGTGACGACCATGTCGTGGTGGATGTGCATGGGGTCGGCTATGTCGCCCATTGCTCGTCAAGGACACTGTCGAAGATCGGGTCGTCCGGTGAGGCCGTCGTGCTGTTCATCGAGACCTATGTCCGCGAAGACCAGTTGCGGCTGTTCGGCTTCCTGTCGGCGCTGGAGCGGGAATGGTTCCGGTTGCTGCAGAGCGTGCAGGGTGTTGGCTCCAAGGTGGCGCTTGCGGTTCTCTCCGTGTTGACGCCGGGCGAACTGGCCAATGCCATCGCATTGCAGGACAAGACCGCCGTCTCGCGCGCACCGGGGGTTGGCCCGAAGGTTGCCGTGCGCATCGTCACCGAACTCAAAAACAAGGCACCGGCCTTTGCAGGTGAGGCAGGCGCCAATATCGGATTGAAGCAGGAGCTTGGCGAAGGCGTCGCCTCTGCGCCGGTGTCGGATGCGGTGTCGGCGCTCAGCAATCTCGGTTACTCGCGCGACCAGGCTGCCAATGCGGTCGCGGCGGCGTTGAAGAATGGCGGCGAGGGGCTGGATAGTGCGAAGCTCATCCGCTTGGGGTTGAAGGAACTGGCGCGATAGTGTGTTGCTTTCCGTGCGCCGCCTTACTATTTTAGAAAAGTAAGGATTTTGGTTGGGGTCTATGATGGGACATCATGCGACGATTACGTCAAAAGGTCAGATGACCGTACCGAAGGCGGTGCGTGACGCGCTGAACATCAAGCCCGGCGATAAATGCTATGTGTGGGTGCGCGACGGTGAAATGATCGTTATTCCCCGCAACAAGAGTTTTGCCGACTTGGCCGGCATATTGGGCAAGCCGCCATACGGAGCAGGTGCGACGATTGACGATTTGTCGGAAGCAGCAGCCGGCGGAGCATCCGAACATGTGGTAGGTTCCATGCGGCCGGCAGACGCTGAGTGATGGCGCGCATCGGCGTGGATACCAACATTCTGGTGCGTCTCTTTGTGAAGGATGATGCCAAGCAATATGCGTCCGTTGCGCGATTGGTCTCGACGCTTGAGGATGGCGATGTATTTTTCATCAATATCGTCGTGCTGATTGAGACGTTGTGGACACTGAGCAGACAATACGGCTACCAGAAGCCTCAGCTTTTGGCACTGGCCCAGGCGCTTCTGGAGCGGAGCGATCTGGAAATTGACCAATACGAAATCGTCGGCAATGCAATCACTATATCGAGACTTTTGGGCGCAGATATATCCGATGCGCTGATTGGTGAATTGAACCGGCTTTCGGACTGCGCACACACCATCACTTTCGACGCGAAAGCCGCCAAAACAGTCCCCGGAATGGAACTTCTCGCATGACCGATGCCGCACGTTTGATCACACCGGAAAAGCGCGGCGAGGACCTCGATACGACGTTGCGGCCGCAATCGCTGGACGAGTTTACCGGCCAGGCGGAAGCGCGTGCCAATCTGAAAGTGTTCATCGAGGCGGCGAAGAATAGGGGCGAGGCGCTGGATCATGTGTTGTTCGTTGGCCCGCCCGGCCTGGGCAAGACCACGCTGGCGCAGATCATGGCCAAGGAACTCGGTGTCAATTTCCGGTCGACATCCGGCCCGGTAATCGCCAAGGCGGGGGATCTTGCAGCACTTTTGACCAATCTCGAGGATCGCGATGTGCTGTTCATCGATGAAATCCACCGGTTGAACCCGGCCGTAGAAGAAATTCTCTATCCGGCGATGGAGGATTTCCAGCTGGATCTGATCATCGGCGAGGGACCGGCAGCACGGTCGGTGAAGATCGACCTGTCGAAATTCACGCTGGTTGCGGCCACCACAAGGCTCGGGCTTTTGACGACGCCGTTGCGTGATCGCTTCGGCATCCCGGTGCGGCTGAATTTTTATACGGTGGAGGAACTGGAATCGATCGTTCGCCGTGGCGCCCGGTTGATGGGGCTTGGTATTACTGATGACGGCGCGCGCGAAATTGCCCGCCGTGCGCGCGGCACGCCGCGGATTGCCGGGCGGCTTTTACGCCGGGTGCGGGATTTCGCAGAGGTGGCAAAGGCCGAAGCCGTCACCAAGCAGATTGCCGACGAGGCGCTGACGCGGCTTCTGGTCGATAATATGGGCCTTGATCAACTCGACAAGCGCTACCTTACGATGATCGCGCTCAATTTCGGTGGCGGCCCGGTCGGGATCGAGACCATTGCGGCGGGGCTGTCGGAGCCGCGCGATGCGATCGAGGATATTATCGAGCCCTATATGATCCAGCAGGGCTTCATCCAGCGCACGCCGCGCGGGCGTATTTTAACTGCAAACGCCTGGAAACACCTCGGACTGCAGGTGCCGAAGGATCTGGAAGCCACGCAGTTCCGTCTGTTCCAAGAGGATGATTGAGTGTTGACGCGGCGCGGTTTTGTGCGAACGCTCGGCGCGCTGTTGTTGTCGGGCGTGGCGTCCGGTGCCTATGCCGTGGGAATAGAGCCTGTGGGACGGCCGCGCATCGTTCGCTACCATCTGATGCCGGAGAATTGGCCGGCCGGGCTGAAGCTGCGGCTGGTGATCCTGGCTGATATCCATGCCTGCAGACCGTTTATGTCTCCCCGCCGGATCGGCGATATCTGTGCGCAGGCGAATGCGCTGAATGGCGACATGATCCTCCTGTTGGGCGATTTTCTGTCGGGAATGCGGATGGGAGGTCACCGGGTCACCTCAAGCGAATGGGCAGGCGAGCTTGCCCGCCTTGCAGCGCCTCTTGGCGTTCACGCGGTGATGGGAAACCATGATTGGATCGACGACCCCGACGCGATGATCGCGGGCGCGGGGCCGACGATCGTGCATAAGGCGCTGGCCTCGATCAACGTGCCAGTGTACGAGAACCGGGCGACCCGTTTTGAGAAGGATGGCCAAGGGTTTTGGCTGGCGGGCCTTGCCGATCAGATCGGACCGCGCATCGGCCTTGACGATCTGCCGGGAACCCTGGCGCAGGTCACGGACGAGGCGCCCGTTATCCTGATGGCGCATGAGCCGGACGTTTTTCCAGAGGTGCCGGACAGGGTGGCCGTGACTCTGTCGGGGCATACGCATGGCGGGCAGATCCGTCTGTTCGGCTACTCGCCTGTCGTACCATCGCGCTTCCGTAACCGTTACGCCTACGGCCATGTGGTGGAAGACGGCCGCAATCTGATCGTTTCGGGCGGGCTCGGCTGCTCGATCATGCCAGTCCGCTTCGGCTCACCGCCGGAAATCGTTATTGTCGAACTCGGATAGTTCATGCCCAAACGCAAGATGATCCGGATGGATGGACCGCAGGGAAAACGGTTCAATTTCCGCATCGCCGGGCTTGGGTTTCGCGATGGCAATGTTCTGGTGCATCGGGCAACACATGAGAATTTCTGGACGTTCCCGGGTGGGCGAGCCGAGATCGGCGAGACCTCGGTGGAAACGCTGAAGCGCGAGATGATCGAGGAACTGGGCGTCGAGGTCCGCGTTGGCCGCATGCTCTGGACGGTAGAAAACTTCTTCCGCTACGAGGACCGGGACTATCATGAGATCGGTTTCTATTACGAAATGGAAATCCCGGAACATTTTCCCTTTCATCAAAGCGAGATCGTTCATCGCCTGCGGGATGGCAGGAGCGATCTTGAATTCAAATGGGTAAAGGCGACCAGAGCAGCGCTGACGGCGCTCGATATTCCGCCCTATTTCATCGCCGAACAGATTGAGCACCTGCCGCCGTCGCCGGTCCATATCATCTGGGATGACGGTAATCCTGAACGGTAGATCACGGCGTGGGCTGGGATCTGTTGGGCTAGACCAGAGCTAAACCAACTGCCCTATCGTTTCCCGCAGCAGCTCCAGGCCGCCCGGCTTCCAGCCCAGTGCCTCAATCTTGCAGGTGCCCATCGGGTTTAACGCCGCCTGATCGCCGGCGGGCGGCAGAGGGTGCGGACAGTGCGCGAGGTGCTGGAGGATCGACAGGATTTCATGGGTGTCGGTCGAGAGATCGGAGACGTTGAAGGTTTCGCCGTTGATCTGCACGGTGTCTGTTTCCAGCATCAGCCGCACGGCGCGGGCGACGTCGTCGCCATGGACTTCGGTGCTGTCCCTGACCGGAACAGGCTTGCCGGCAAGATAGTCCTCGAAAAGTCCCGCCCATTTCTGCCGCTGTCCGGCGCCTGCGGGGCCATAGATGCCGGTTGCGCGCAGGCTTGCGGTAACGAAGCCGTGGCCGCAGAGGGACAAGAGACTGCGCTCGGCCTGCAGCTTGACCTCGCCATAAAGCGTATCAGGCTTGCCGTGCATATCCTCTTTCAGAACCGTTCCAGGCGGTTGCGGTCCGTAGGCGGCGCGGCTGGAGAGGAAAACGCAGCGGCGCACGCCGGCATCGCGGGCAGTCTCAAAAAGCCGCACCGTGCCGTCGAGATTGGCGCGGCGGAACCCTTGCGGATCGTCGCCTTCACCGCCCCGGTAGTATCCGGGAAGGTGATCGAAGGCGGCATGGACGAAATAATAGACGTGATCGAAAGCCTCGATCTGGTCAGCATCGGGATCGAGCCGCAGGGGCACGAAGGCGACATCCTTTGAGAAGAAACCAGGCTCCGGCGCGGTGCGGCCGCCGACGGTGACTTTGTAGCCATTGGCCAGCAGGTGCTCGACAATGAAGCGGCCGGCATAGCCGGTGCCGCCGGAAACGAGAACGCGTGTCATGAGCTTCCTGATGTCACTTCGGGCCTGATATGTCCGGATTGGGCTTACCGGGATTGGGCTTGGCCGGTTTTGGCAATGCGGCAATCTCCGGGATAGCGTCGCCGGTCAGGAAAGCATGCCAGAGATTGATCAGCGGTCGCAGTCTTTCGGCTTTGGGATGATCCTTTTCCCACGGTTTTTCATATTGGTAATGCAGCACGCCGATCGATGGCCAATCCCAAAGGTCCGGCATGTTGAGCCAGACATATTGCAGCATATTCATCGTGACAGGCAGGCCATGCCAATCTGTGAAAAAATTCTGCAGAAATGTCTGGTCGGTGCGTGGCCAGAAGGCATCGGGTGTATCGAGCTTTGCCAGCATGTTTTCGAATGTCTGAAGGCTCGGTGTTGCAACGAAGACCCCGGAGTTCAGCCGGTGAAAATCGGCAAGGCTTTCATAGACATTGGGTGCCGCCGAAAATTCCGGATAGCCGAAATAGCGGTCGATGTTTTTCAAGACCAGCGCATCGGCATCGATGAAGATGCAGTGCTCATATTCGGTCAGCTGCCACAGTCTCAGCTTGCAGAAATTGTCGAGTGGCGAGTGAAAGTCAGGTTTGCGACCCTTGGTAAAAGGGGCTGCGCTGTGCAGCGACGTCCGGGCATGCCGCGCGTTGAAAGCGTCCGAGAGTGGCAGCAATTCGGTCGCGGCGAAACGGCAGCCGAACTGCGCGAGCGGCGCCAGCGCGTATTCTGGGACGCCGCCCGTGTGCAGAACGACGATATCGGCTTGCGCCCCGGTTCGTCGGATTGAACGGGCAAGTGCGGTTGCGCCCATCGCATAATCCGCATTCGTCACCAGCGTCACGAAGGCGTGCCGCGATCCGGCAGAGCCGGAAGGCGCGATGCCATTGGAAGCAATTCCTGGCTGCGTCATGAAACCGATTTCAGCCTTCTTCCTTCCGGATCATGATTAATCTTGGCGGCGATGTCCTTGGTCCAGGCGGAAACGGCCGGCACGCGGCTGCGATCGACGCGGTAGGCGTATTTCTTGCCGACATCGACGATTTCTTCCAGCAGACCGTCCTGCAGCGTGATCGGATTGAGGCCCAGCTGGCGGAATTTTTCGTTGCGCACGACCAGATCGTTTTCGGCCGCTTCCTTGCGCGGATTGGGCAGCCAGGCAATCTCGGAACCGGTAAGGCCGGCGATCATTTCGGCGAGATCGCGGACCCGGTGCGTTTCGGTCATCTGGTTGAAGATCTCGACGCGGGCGCCGCGCTGCGGCGGGTTTTTCAGCGCCAGCTCGATGCAGCGGACCGAATCCTGGATGTGAATGAAGGCGCGCGTCTGGCCGCCGGTACCATGCACGGTCAGCGGATATCCGATCGCCGCCTGAATGAGGAAGCGGTTGAGCACAGTGCCATAGTCGCCATCATAATCGAAGCGGTTGATCAACTGTTCATGGCGGCGGGTCTGTTCGGTATGGGTGCCCCAGACGATGCCCTGGTGCAGGTCGGTGATCCGCAGCGCGTCATTCTTGGCGTAAAACTGGAACAGCAGCTGATCGAGACATTTGGTCATGTGGTAGATCGAGCCGGGATTGGCGGGGTAGAGGATATCCTGCTTTGCCGTTTCCCCGCTTTCGGTTTCGATGCCCACCGGAAGATAGCCTTCCGGGATCGCCGCGCCGACGGTGGAATATCCATAGACGCCCATGGTACCAAGATGGACCAGATGCGCATCGAGGCCGATCTCGACCATGGCGTTCAACAGGTTATGGGTGGCATTGACGTTGTTGTTGACCGTGTAATTCTTGTGACGGTCGCTCTTCATCGAATAGGGTGCGGCCCGCTGCTCGGCGAAATGGATGACGGCGTCCGGGCGGTTTTCCGCAAGCCAGTTTTTCAAGAGCTCATAGTCGCGGGCGAGATCGATCAGGTGAAAATGGATACGCCGTCCGGTCTGCGCATGCCAGATGCGCGTGCGTTCCTGAATGCTGTCCATGGGGGTTAACGACTGGACCCCAAGCTCGGTATCGATCCAGCGGCGGGACAGGTTGTCGAGAATGTGGATGTCATGTCCGGCATCGGACAGATGCAGGGCTGTCGGCCAACCGACAAAGCCGTCACCGCCAAGGACTGCAATTTTCATGCGCCAATCTCCTGTGGGATCGAAGTCATGCGCCGGTGATAGGAGAACATTGTGACAAACCTGCAATGCTTGCAAAACCCGTTTGGTTCCTGCACAGAAAAAAGAATAATTTTGCGAGGCTGCGGATGACTTTGATTGCGCTTTCCGGCGAGCTGACGGATGCCGGACACCGGCTGCTACAGCGTGTCTACTACGAGGACACCGATTTTTCCGGCGTCGTCTACCACGCCCGGTACCTGCATTTCATGGAGCGGGCGCGCACGGATTACCTGCGGCTCCTGGGTGTCGAGCAGGCGACGCTGGCAATCGCGGGGGATAGCGAAGGCCTGGTCTTCGTCGTCCACCGGATGGAGATCGATTTCAAGCAGCCGGCGCGCATGGACGATATCCTGACGATCACCACGGCGACGGAAAAGGCGGGAGGTGCCAAAATGGTGCTCGCCCAGGAAATCCGCCGGGAGGGTACGCTGTTGATCGCAGCCAAGGTGATCATCGCCGTCATCAACGGGCAGGGCCGTCCGCGCCGGTTGCCGGAGGCGCTCGGCAAGAGGTTTCTTGGGGAAAGCTGACGTCAGCCGTCGGCGTCAACAGCCTTCAGCATGGCCTTTGTCAGGCTCTGTTTCCAGTCCTTGGCGTCCGCCCAGGGGTCTTTGCCGCTTTCCAGGCGCTCCAGAATATCGGGGATATGAAAGCCGTTCGCAGC comes from the Pararhizobium qamdonense genome and includes:
- a CDS encoding AbrB/MazE/SpoVT family DNA-binding domain-containing protein, whose product is MRVTEKGQVTIPKNVRSNLGIQPGASVEFVLKGNEAVLRRIEPAQAVVERSVQEFSDHLNRHKGSMNLGGMDGDEFYRLLRD
- a CDS encoding type II toxin-antitoxin system VapC family toxin, which produces MATLVDTNVLIDVFHIGSPFEDWSALRLADAKRDGSVVINPLIYAEMAAGFVLASTLDAVLSPSAFQREDLPWEAAHAAGQAFLRYRKSGGDKRSPLPDFYIGAHAAVRGYRILTRDPSRYKLYFPSVELITPETHP
- the ruvA gene encoding Holliday junction branch migration protein RuvA — encoded protein: MIGKLKGTIDEIGDDHVVVDVHGVGYVAHCSSRTLSKIGSSGEAVVLFIETYVREDQLRLFGFLSALEREWFRLLQSVQGVGSKVALAVLSVLTPGELANAIALQDKTAVSRAPGVGPKVAVRIVTELKNKAPAFAGEAGANIGLKQELGEGVASAPVSDAVSALSNLGYSRDQAANAVAAALKNGGEGLDSAKLIRLGLKELAR
- a CDS encoding AbrB/MazE/SpoVT family DNA-binding domain-containing protein; its protein translation is MTVPKAVRDALNIKPGDKCYVWVRDGEMIVIPRNKSFADLAGILGKPPYGAGATIDDLSEAAAGGASEHVVGSMRPADAE
- a CDS encoding PIN domain-containing protein, producing MARIGVDTNILVRLFVKDDAKQYASVARLVSTLEDGDVFFINIVVLIETLWTLSRQYGYQKPQLLALAQALLERSDLEIDQYEIVGNAITISRLLGADISDALIGELNRLSDCAHTITFDAKAAKTVPGMELLA
- the ruvB gene encoding Holliday junction branch migration DNA helicase RuvB, giving the protein MTDAARLITPEKRGEDLDTTLRPQSLDEFTGQAEARANLKVFIEAAKNRGEALDHVLFVGPPGLGKTTLAQIMAKELGVNFRSTSGPVIAKAGDLAALLTNLEDRDVLFIDEIHRLNPAVEEILYPAMEDFQLDLIIGEGPAARSVKIDLSKFTLVAATTRLGLLTTPLRDRFGIPVRLNFYTVEELESIVRRGARLMGLGITDDGAREIARRARGTPRIAGRLLRRVRDFAEVAKAEAVTKQIADEALTRLLVDNMGLDQLDKRYLTMIALNFGGGPVGIETIAAGLSEPRDAIEDIIEPYMIQQGFIQRTPRGRILTANAWKHLGLQVPKDLEATQFRLFQEDD
- a CDS encoding metallophosphoesterase, whose translation is MLTRRGFVRTLGALLLSGVASGAYAVGIEPVGRPRIVRYHLMPENWPAGLKLRLVILADIHACRPFMSPRRIGDICAQANALNGDMILLLGDFLSGMRMGGHRVTSSEWAGELARLAAPLGVHAVMGNHDWIDDPDAMIAGAGPTIVHKALASINVPVYENRATRFEKDGQGFWLAGLADQIGPRIGLDDLPGTLAQVTDEAPVILMAHEPDVFPEVPDRVAVTLSGHTHGGQIRLFGYSPVVPSRFRNRYAYGHVVEDGRNLIVSGGLGCSIMPVRFGSPPEIVIVELG
- a CDS encoding NUDIX hydrolase; the protein is MPKRKMIRMDGPQGKRFNFRIAGLGFRDGNVLVHRATHENFWTFPGGRAEIGETSVETLKREMIEELGVEVRVGRMLWTVENFFRYEDRDYHEIGFYYEMEIPEHFPFHQSEIVHRLRDGRSDLEFKWVKATRAALTALDIPPYFIAEQIEHLPPSPVHIIWDDGNPER
- a CDS encoding NAD-dependent epimerase/dehydratase family protein translates to MTRVLVSGGTGYAGRFIVEHLLANGYKVTVGGRTAPEPGFFSKDVAFVPLRLDPDADQIEAFDHVYYFVHAAFDHLPGYYRGGEGDDPQGFRRANLDGTVRLFETARDAGVRRCVFLSSRAAYGPQPPGTVLKEDMHGKPDTLYGEVKLQAERSLLSLCGHGFVTASLRATGIYGPAGAGQRQKWAGLFEDYLAGKPVPVRDSTEVHGDDVARAVRLMLETDTVQINGETFNVSDLSTDTHEILSILQHLAHCPHPLPPAGDQAALNPMGTCKIEALGWKPGGLELLRETIGQLV
- a CDS encoding glycosyltransferase, with amino-acid sequence MTQPGIASNGIAPSGSAGSRHAFVTLVTNADYAMGATALARSIRRTGAQADIVVLHTGGVPEYALAPLAQFGCRFAATELLPLSDAFNARHARTSLHSAAPFTKGRKPDFHSPLDNFCKLRLWQLTEYEHCIFIDADALVLKNIDRYFGYPEFSAAPNVYESLADFHRLNSGVFVATPSLQTFENMLAKLDTPDAFWPRTDQTFLQNFFTDWHGLPVTMNMLQYVWLNMPDLWDWPSIGVLHYQYEKPWEKDHPKAERLRPLINLWHAFLTGDAIPEIAALPKPAKPNPGKPNPDISGPK
- a CDS encoding NAD-dependent epimerase/dehydratase family protein codes for the protein MKIAVLGGDGFVGWPTALHLSDAGHDIHILDNLSRRWIDTELGVQSLTPMDSIQERTRIWHAQTGRRIHFHLIDLARDYELLKNWLAENRPDAVIHFAEQRAAPYSMKSDRHKNYTVNNNVNATHNLLNAMVEIGLDAHLVHLGTMGVYGYSTVGAAIPEGYLPVGIETESGETAKQDILYPANPGSIYHMTKCLDQLLFQFYAKNDALRITDLHQGIVWGTHTEQTRRHEQLINRFDYDGDYGTVLNRFLIQAAIGYPLTVHGTGGQTRAFIHIQDSVRCIELALKNPPQRGARVEIFNQMTETHRVRDLAEMIAGLTGSEIAWLPNPRKEAAENDLVVRNEKFRQLGLNPITLQDGLLEEIVDVGKKYAYRVDRSRVPAVSAWTKDIAAKINHDPEGRRLKSVS
- the ybgC gene encoding tol-pal system-associated acyl-CoA thioesterase, which gives rise to MTLIALSGELTDAGHRLLQRVYYEDTDFSGVVYHARYLHFMERARTDYLRLLGVEQATLAIAGDSEGLVFVVHRMEIDFKQPARMDDILTITTATEKAGGAKMVLAQEIRREGTLLIAAKVIIAVINGQGRPRRLPEALGKRFLGES